One window from the genome of Rhizoctonia solani chromosome 15, complete sequence encodes:
- a CDS encoding glycoside hydrolase family 3 protein: protein MGSYIGGGASLLSPNNISTSVMLPVYSLTLPLLLAQHVWGAEPNQPSNTARTWTESHDLAKKFVSKLTLEQKVNMTTGVGWEGGPCVGNIAAQPEVHWPGLCLQDSPLGIRFADRVTAFPAGINAGATWDRDMIRRRGEAMAREFKGKGVHVALGPMMNLGRVAAGGRNWEGFGADPYHVGEASYETIIGIQNEGVQACAKHYINNEQEHYRTTSSSNVDDRTQHELYAHPFLRSVMAGVASVMCSYSEFLQRLYFLHGEMVSLGAYLYNHAESVLPSPSATIAGFALEGHLNPEYPSSPSVYLINGTWACENDYTQNVILKHQMGFRGYIMSDWQATHSTISAARGLDMTMPGDITFHSNDSYFGANLTAAVKNGEVTEDRVTDMAERIAAAWYLVGQDKGYPDVNFDSFRPQDPINKHVDVQEDHYELVREMGAASTVLLKNVNDTLPLKKPITIALIGSDAGPAQRGPNGYADRGGLDGTLAMGWGSGTAEFPYLISPLEALQQRAKQDHTTIGWWLNDWDTVGAANAAANKDVALVFVASDSGEQYITVDGNEGDRNNLTAWHNGDELVKAVAAANKNTVVVVHSVGPIIVEPWVDHPNVTAILWAGLPGQESGNSLVDIVYGDVNPSAKLPYTIAKKPEDYSAQVVYNDPSEQPQIPYTEGLLIDYRWFDAKNIEPRYEFGFGLSYTTFEYSNLKVARAEDALSKELIWWDGGVSGNKTGASIETWLHDALFKVSFTVKNTGKVAGSEVAQMYINPPAGANEPPSVLRGFDKIKLAPGESKTVELVLSRYDLSIWDVERQGWARMDGTVGVWVGSSSRDQRLNGTIF, encoded by the exons ATGGGCAGCTATATAGGAGGCGGAGCCAGTTTGTTGAGTCCCAACAACATCAGCACCAGCGTCATGTTGCCCGTATATTCACTCACCCTTCCGCTCCTTCTCGCTCAACATGTCTGGGGTGCTGAACCCAATCAGCCCTCCAACACCGCCCGCACCTGGACCGAGTCCCATGATCTCGCCAAAAAATTTGTCTCCAAGCTAACTCTGGAGCAAAAAGTAAACATGACTACTGGCGTGGGTTGGGAAGGTGGCCCTTGTGTCGGTAATATTGCCGCTCAACCCGAGGTTCACTGGCCTGGTCTCTGTCTCCAAGACAGTCCTCTCGGTATTCGGTTCGCAGATCGAGTCACTGCTTTCCCAGCTGGTATCAATGCCGGCGCTAC TTGGGATCGTGACATGATCCGACGCCGCGGCGAGGCAATGGCCCGCGAGTTCAAGGGAAAGGGTGTGCACGTTGCGTTGGGGCCGATGATGAATCTTGGGCGTGTGGCTGCGGGTGGACGAAACTGGGAAGGCTT TGGTGCCGATCCCTACCATGTCGGTGAAGCCTCCTATGAGACTATCATTGGTATCCAAAATGAAGGTGTTCAAGCTTG TGCAAAACATTACATTAACAA CGAGCAAGAGCATTACCGTACCACATCCTCGTCCAACGTTGATGACCGTACTCAGCACGAGCTGTATGCTCATCCGTTCCTGCGAAGCGTGATGGCTGGGGTTGCAAGCGTGATGTGTTCATACAGTGAGTTCCTGCAGCGTCTTTATTTTCTCCATGGGGAAATGGTGTCATTGGGCGCGTATTTGTATAACCACGCCGAATCCGTGCTTCCGAGCCCCAGTGCAACGATTGCGGGGTTTGCATTGGAAGGGCACCTGAACCCCGAGTATCCGTCTTCACCGTCAGTGT ATCTAA TCAACGGCACTTGGGCATGTGAGAACGACTATACCCAAAACGTCATCTTGAAACACCAAATGGGTTTCCGAGGCT ATATCATGTCCGATTGGCAAGCGACTCATTCCACCATCTCGGCTGCTCGGGGATTGGAT ATGACCATGCCCGGAGATATTACCTTCCATTCCAACGACTCGTACTTTGGTGCCAATTTGACTGCTGCAGTCAAGAATGGCGAAGTCACCGAGGACCGTGTTACC GACATGGCCGAACGAATTGCCGCCGCGTGGTATCTTGTCGGACAAGACAAGGGTTACCCAGACGTCAACTTCGACTCGTTCAGACCCCAGGACCCGATCAACAAACACGTCGATGTGCAAGAAGATCATTACGA GCTTGTTCGGGAGATGGGCGCCGCTTCGACCGTGTTGCTGAAGAACGTGAATGACACTTTACCTTTGAAGAAGCCCATTACTATTGCATTGATCG GTTCTGATGCTGGCCCAGCTCAACGCGGTCCTAACGGATACGCTGACCGTGGTGGATTGGACGGAACCCTGGCTATGGGGTGGGGTTCTGGAACTGCTGAGTTCCCTTATTTGATCTCG CCTCTCGAAGCTCTCCAACAACGCGCCAAGCAGGACCACACCACCATCGGATGGTGGCTCAACGACTGGGACACTGTCGGTGCTGCGAATGCTGCTGCTAACAAGGATGTCGCTCTGGTTTTCGTTGCCAGTGACTCTGGAGAACAGTACATTACTGTTGATGGAAACGAGGGTGACAG GAATAACTTGACTGCTTGGCACAATGGGGATGAGCTCGTCAAGGCCGTTGCTGCTGCCAACAAGAACACTGTCGTTGTCGTTCATTCCGTCGGTCCGATAATTGTTGAACCTTgggttgaccaccccaacgTTACTGCT ATCCTCTGGGCTGGTCTTCCTGGACAAGAGTCAGGGAACTCGCTTGTCGATATTGTTTACGGCGATGTCAACCCCTCTGCCAAGTTGCCCTACACCATTGCTAAGAAGCCCGAGGACTACTCTGCCCAGGTGGTCTACAATGACCCTAGCGAGCAACCTCAGATCCCATATACCGAGGGTCTATTGATTGACTACCGCTGGTTCGACGCT AAAAACATTGAGCCTCGCTACGAGTTTGGATTTGGTCTTTCTTACACAACCTTTGAGTACTCCAACTTGAAGGTCGCTCGTGCTGAAGATGCTCTCTCGAAGGAGCTTATCTGGTGGGATGGTGGCGTCAGCGGCAACAAGACTGGAGCCAGCATCGAGACTTG GCTCCACGACGCGCTGTTCAAGGTCTCGTTCACGGTAAAGAACACTGGCAAGGTTGCTGGAAGCGAAGTTGCGCAGATGTACATCAACCCTCCTGCCGGAGCCAACGAGCCCCCTAGCGTCCTCCGTGGATTCGACAAGATCAAGCTCGCACCTGGCGAGTCCAAGACCGTCGAGTTGGTGTTGTCGAGGTACGACCTGAGTATCTGGGACGTGGAGAGGCAAGGGTGGGCAAGGATGGACGGAACTGTTGGAGTTTGGGTGGGCTCCAGCAGCCGGGACCAGAGGTTGAACGGAACAATATTTTAG
- a CDS encoding F-box-like domain-containing protein yields the protein MLDELAAAGDIFKEALKRYHRTCFDLQKSCITRGLEVKLPDELSSRVVQEMELFSFYESTLRDARSALGYVRKHTILYTNNALPREIISQIFGLVATEEHSNLEYEEYTGAIRIVSLKVLTP from the coding sequence ATGCTCGATGAACTAGCCGCTGCTGGTGATATATTCAAAGAGGCACTAAAGCGGTACCACAGAACCTGCTTCGATTTACAAAAATCATGTATCACTCGTGGTTTGGAAGTGAAGCTCCCGGACGAACTCTCAAGTCGAGTGGTCCAAGAGATGGAATTATTTTCTTTCTATGAATCAACGCTACGAGATGCCAGGTCTGCGCTGGGCTATGTACGAAAACACACCATCCTTTACACCAATAACGCTCTCCCACGCGAGATTATATCTCAGATATTTGGTCTTGTGGCAACTGAAGAACACTCTAATCTTGAATACGAAGAATATACTGGAGCAATCCGTATTGTATCATTAAAAGTCCTGACTCCCTAG
- a CDS encoding cytochrome P450 family protein — MIYETIKQSGTQYCTAAAALLVRCPDVLFKAYAAGRRLKYPHEYRRRFSGPWFASLTNLWLARAGSSGHYCKDLHELHEKYGRFVRIGPNHISIADPDALEIVYGHSSGLLKSEFYEILQSAETKDVFSARDKVVHTMKRKRIANIYSAQNVLSFEPRVKEHIRRFYIQLDNRCEQALKGKSGFNWSVQKSRAVLNICPQFAYLSFDIISDLALGVPFGMVERQKDSTPASLSTVSERNVEGVPIIRLIADGGKIGLSIGPYPAWFQKLLIMAPWHKNDSDSRRNYLETTKALVDARISRIGREQPEDQERGPDLLDKLFEVRNPDGSPMSRKEIDSEALVTIGAGSDTTANSLSALCYYVASNSVIKSRLQKELDSALSSVEEPGKDQSGVTPPSHEQVKDLPYLNACIKEALRLYSTIGLGLPRTVPAGKTLKIAGEIFNEGSVISVPSYSTNRSNVWGPDSHDYRPERWLEDGSTALSKYFVPFSTGPRACIGRNLANMNMLLISAAFFHRYDVELANPDAKLEVADAFVRDATRCEVSLKRRF; from the exons ATGATCTACGAGACCATTAAGCAATCCGGTACTCAATACTGTACTGCCGCAGCGGCCCTCTTGGTACGTTGCCCAGATGTCCTGTTTAAAGCATATGCTGCTGGTCGAAGGCTGAAGT ATCCACACGAATACCGACGCCGGTTCTCCGGGCCATGGTTTGCATCATTGACTAATTTGTGGTTAGCCAGAGCTGGGAGTTCTGGTCACTACTGTAAGGATCTTCATGAGCTCCATGAGAAATATG GAAGGTTTGTGAGGATTGGACCCAATCATATTAGTATCGCCGATCCTGATGCGTTGGAG ATTGTTTATGGGCATTCGAGCGGTCTTCTCAAATCGGAATTTTACGAAATACTGCAATCGGCAGAGACCAAAGATGTTTTTAGTGCCCGTGATAAGGTTGTTCACACCA TGAAGCGAAAGCGCATTGCAAATATTTACAGTGCACAGAATGTCTTGAGCTTTGAGCCACGTGTGAAGGAGCATATCCGGCGGTTCTACATTCAACTGGATAACCGATGTGAACAGGCTCTCAAAGGCAAATCTGGGTTTAATTGGAGTGTTCAAAAGAGCCGAGCGGTTCTCAACATTTGTCCGC AGTTCGCCTATCTCTCTTTTGATATTATTAGTGATTTGGCTCTCGGAGTACCCTTCGGAATGGTAGAAAGACAGAAAGACTCGACCCCAGCTTCATTATCCACCGTATCTGAAAGAAATGTAGAGGGGGTGCCTATAATTCGTCTCATCGCCGATGGAGGAAAAATCGGATTGTCTATTGGCCCATATCCTGCATGGTTCCAGAAGCTACTCATCATGGCCCCTTGGCATAAAAATGACTCGGATAGTCGCCGTAACTACTTGGAAACTACGAAGGCCCTGGTCGATGCGCGTATCAGCAGGATAGGAAGAGAACAACCGGAAGATCAAGAGCGCGGGCCAGACTTGCTGGACAAGCTGTTTGAAGTCAGGAACCCCGACGGGTCGCCAATGTCGAGAAAAGAGATTGACTCTGAAGCTCTTGTGACCATTGGAGCTGGAAGTGATACAACTGCAAA CTCTTTGAGTGCTCTCTGCTATTACGTTGCTTCCAACTCTGTAATCAAGAGTAGACTTCAAAAGGAACTCGACTCGGCTCTCTCTTCCGTCGAGGAACCGGGGAAAGATCAATCTGGGGTCACACCACCGAGTCACGAGCAGGTTAAGGATCTACCATATCTCAATGCGTGTATCAAAGAAGCTTTGAGGCTTTATTCTACCATAGGGCTTGGGCTACCCCGAACTGTTCCGGCGGGAAAGACCCTCAAGATTGCTGGGGAGATATTCAACGAGGGAAGCGTTATCAGCGTGCCTTCTTATTCCACCAACAGGTCCAATGTCTGGGGACCTGACTCTCATGACTACAGGCCAGAACGATGGCTAGAGGACGGATCTACGGCGTTAAGCAAGTACTTTGTTCCGTTTTCAACAGGTCCTCG TGCCTGTATTGGTCGCAATTTGGCCAATATGAATATGCTGCTCATCTCCGCTGCATTTTTTCATAGATACGATGTTGAGCTAGCCAATCCcgatgccaag CTTGAAGTAGCCGATGCGTTTGTCAGAGATGCAACTCGCTGCGAGGTATCCCTCAAGCGGCGGTTCTGA
- a CDS encoding Asp domain protein, whose product MPELGNEKRPQISESEWHSDDLLLERSRASSEPSAGYKSEAGSSGGSTVEKIPRLWVPRDLRYPSGKCIPFMLSLPTARADSGSDIESGIEVQLVRVSTIQTRAGVVQQASTVSRGRIQPSRDQGRTRTLRGTIDTGSAGKHLSWNFESLISNAYEVRATINSSTAGLVWRLIKGVELTTHEWSGERAGRIPSIDSPVTSRTGAHIVRVNF is encoded by the exons ATGCCGGAGCTAGGGAATGAAAAACGGCCTCAGATCTCGGAGAGTGAATGGCATAGCGATGATCTGCTATTGGAGCGTTCGAGAGCCTCCTCAGAACCTAGTGCTGGGTATAAATCCGAGGCGGGTTCTTCCGGTGGCAGCACAGTCGAGAAGATCCCGAGACTTTGGGTTCCGAGAGATCTGCGGTACCCGTCTGGAAAATGCATACCTTTTATGCTATCCCTTCCGACCGCCCGCGCTGATTCAGGATCGGATATTGAGTCGGGGATTGAAGTGCAGCTGGTGCGTGTCTCGACTATTCAGACTCGTGCGGGCGTGGTCCAGCAAGCAAGTACCGTGTCTCGAGGACGCATTCAGCCGAGCCGTGATCAAGGACGGACTAGAACTCTGCGGGGTACGATCGATACTGGTAGTGCTGGGAAACACTTGAGCTGGAACTTTGAGTCGCTCATATCTAACGCT TATGAAGTTAGAGCAACAATTAACTCATCTACTGCTGGATTAGTATGGAGGCTTATCAAAGGAGTGGAGCTAACCACACATGAATGGAGTGGAGAGCGGGCAGGTCGTATTCCATCAATTGATTCGCCTGTAACCTCGCGAACAGGTGCTCACATTGTGCGTGTTAATTTCTAA
- a CDS encoding major facilitator superfamily transporter: MSTSATTQVHDLSSIGFISEKYNNNVANTTLDLQAPPHVVVRARSTNEGIEMSVFGPSGNTNEEFPDDGSISESKDSSRKEWAAVIACGMCLFLSGWNDGSVGPLIPTIQKHYDLTFTVVSVLFVSGCLGFMLSGILNVYLSDRLGFGRVIAIGGVCQAVSYAILVPALPFPVAAIAFLINEFGIGLQDAQANGFVSALRSNPSAKLGIIHSLYGAGAFISPFVATQFANKPYWSYLYAVPLVIASFNLVLMFTTFGFHTQEELLGPIQPPEPTESGSNQRKYKQVFGSWTVNMMAVFCLLYVGAENTMGGWIVTFAVEERGGGSSAGYISSGFFGGLMLGRIGLLWLNEKVGERRVVYAYILLAVGLEMTVWMLPNLFGNAIAFALVGVLMGYI; this comes from the exons ATGAGCACCTCCGCTACGACTCAAGTTCACGACCTCTCGTCTATTGGATTTATTTCAGAAAAATACAATAACAATGTAGCGAATACAACACTCGATCTCCAGGCTCCTCCCCACGTAGTTGTTCGTGCTCGAAGTACGAATGAAGGGATTGAGATGAGCGTGTTTGGTCCGAGTGGGAATACAAACGAGGAATTTCCGGATGATGGTAGTATCTCTGAATCAAAAGATAGCTCGAGGAAGGAATGGGCAGCTGTTATTGCGTGTGGAATGTGCCTATTTTTG AGCGGATGGAACGATGGCAGTGTCGGACCTCTCATACCAACGATCCAAAAACATTACGATCTCACTTTTACGGTCGTTTCGGTTCTCTTCGTCTCCGGGTGTCTTGGCTTCATGTTATCTGGGATTCTTAATG TGTATCTTTCAGATCGCCTAGGCTTTGGGCGTGTG ATTGCAATAGGTGGTGTCTGCCAAGCTGTCTCCTATGCAATTTTGGTTCCAGCGCTTCCGTTCCCCGTGGCGGCCATCG CGTTCTTGATCAATGAGTTCG GTATCGGATTGCAAGATGCCCAGGCAAACGGATTTGTTAGCGCATTACGAAGTAACCCATCGGCGAAACTGGGTATCATCCATTCATTATATG GCGCCGGTGCTTTTATCTCGCCGTTCGTCGCAACCCAATTCGCCAATAAGCCGTACTGGTCGTATTTATACGCGGTCCCGCTTGTTATCGCATCTTTTAATCTTGTACTTATGTTTACGACATTTGGATTCCATACACAAGAAG AACTCCTGGGCCCTATACAACCTCCGGAGCCTACAGAATCAGGAAGCAACCAACGAAAGTATAAACAAGTATTCGGATCGTGGACAGTTAATATGATGGCCGTGTTTTGTCTTTTATATGTTGGAGCGGAAAATACTATGGGAG GTTGGATCGTCACG TTCGCCGTCGAAGAGCGTGGTGGTGGATCCTCTGCAGGGTACATTTCTAG TGGTTTCTTTGGAG GCTTGATGCTAGGGCGGATTGGCTTGCTTTGGCTGAATGAAAAG GTTGGCGAACGGCGAGTGGTTTACGCATATATCCTACTGGCGGTAGGGCTTGAGATGACCGTATGGATGCTCCCTAACCTGTTCGGAAACGCCATTGCTTTTGCACTCGTTGGTGTGCTCATGG GGTATATTTAA
- a CDS encoding alpha-L-fucosidase, whose product MHLRQLSRALTGACALFSLGAKSKFVEQQYEYRSVQIPVSQFYDNTATEDFDGNKAGYAIELLPTGELASENIRFALPKWGNGRPDNFVSHKQKISVNAGHVREFHILYAGDWIDGENGAEFEFEFQNGGDKLFSNWWDLHWLNNGAIQTPYHNTPDGRNYNITQVHHWFSTVSSVSPLKAIRLVPAYAPDSHSGGPSPAISVKNVRLTTLKTDEGNSIVEVTLANLRALATSDYYAFASENASTSTVHRHRSPRLPHPDGNRQVVLGHKHRDHARDHEHYSSMVLTGPHQVIIRPIDGQIGLRTVTPGKVFRLMPGDDARVDVIATALGLPASMYRWITFRENSIEVEVILLSLETNSPTTRATGWELDLGNVDTLKRNGNFWKPTVASLSRHETPRWWNNAKFGILPQGYYEEWYNWWLHNPAQPSNELWNHHRDTYGESKLYDDFIPEFTGAKFNASRWINLFATAGAKYFVLVTKHHDGFALFDTHNSTSKEQPDMHKGTYYSLPEWFNPDAGPYGFGDWPGHLATGAYNHSLIEPYTGRLEGKDYLRDIQQEHMRILTQEYGSEIMWCDIGGPNRTLEFAAEWYNQATKAGKQVTMNNRCGVVPDFDTPEYARFSSIQTHSWETSEGIDPYSYGYNRQTKDEEYRSAETIIQSLVDIVSKNGNYLLNLGPTGEGEIIPAMVERLVEVGEWLGHSGECVFNTTYSFLGAESNSIRFTTTPKSFCIISLSEPEGDRLVVERPVPILPGDTITFLGDKSEKPVPWTYRDGRLTIFTTKSINTVKSAWAFKITYGDASARSFIRAKQDLNREKIVGEQRLLDLSKDQLEEILLHITSLHASSPLFPWSSRVYHNLTELRLSYSSVQHSNEISESNFVGILRSSPLLRRLEFAFFVVDVLPAATPVRPIVLEHMEELKVTIRKSMPSGVFDVGCLLRWIAPGSNPLQVVIDQRHNKWSVAIQENSVFRDKLVVDFFSRSNVTQVIATFEHHLSVLADLIDIAPNIRAIILEQFGFQVVPEAHSIPQSHICLDSLYLLRSGVDIPKLMNAIRVCKIRKIFFWGCFISQSPIVLSSDNDAISRALENSSLSYRPTIEYLPNHPLHPTGHPFQFHP is encoded by the exons ATGCATTTGCGCCAGTTAAGTCGAGCACTAACAGGCGCATGCGCTTTGTTCTCTCTTGGTGCCAAATCAAAATTTGTTGAGCAACAATACGAATACCGTTCAGTTCAGATACCTGTTTCTCAATTCTATGACAACACCGCGACGGAAGATTTCGATGGTAACAAGGCAGGATATGCCATTGAGTTGCTTCCCACTGGGGAGCTAGCGAGCGAGAACATAAGA TTTGCACTGCCGAAATGGGGTAACGGTCGACCCGACAACTTCGTTTCGCACAAGCAAAAAATTTCGGTTAATGCTGGCCATGTTCGAGAGTTTCACATTCTTTACGCTGGTGATTGGATTGATG GCGAGAATGGGGCAGAGTTTGAATTTGAATTTCAGAACGGGGGCGACAAGTTGTTCAGT AACTGGTGGGATCTTCACTGGTTGAATAATGGTGCAATCCAAAC ACCGTATCACAACACACCTGACGGTCGCAATTATAACATCACTCAAGTGCATCATTGGTTTAGTACCGTTTCCTCGGTTTCGCCGCTTAAGGCCATTCG CTTGGTTCCTGCATATGCACCTGACAGCCATTCGGGCGGCCCATCACCAGCCATCAGCGTAAAGAATGTTCGCCTGACAACGCTTAAAACGGATGAAGGGAATTCCATTGTCGAGGTCACGCTTGCAAATCTTCGAGCTCTCGCAACTTCTGATTACTACGCCTTCGCATCCGAGAATGCGTCTACTAGCACCGTGCATAGACACCGTTCGCCCAGACTACCACATCCGGATGGGAATCGACAAGTCGTACTAGGCCATAAACATAGAGACCATGCACGGGATCATGAGCACTACTCTTCCATGGTTCTCACAGGTCCTCACCAAGTAATCATTCGTCCTATTGATGGCCAGATTGGTCTTCGTACAGTTACTCCCGGAAAGGTATTTAGGTTGATGCCAGGGGACGATGCGCGCGTTGACGTGA TTGCTACCGCGCTGGGCCTGCCTGCCTCGATGTATCGATGGATCACATTCCGAGAGAACAGTATAGAAGTTGAGGTTATTCTTCTTTCACTTGAGACCAACTCCCCTACTACGAGAGCAACTGGGTGGGAACTTGATCTTGGGAATGTGGATACGTTGAAGCGAAACGGCAATTTCTGGAAGCCCACAGTGGCAAGTTTGTCACGACACGAAACCCCCCGCTGG TGGAACAATGCAAAATTCGGAATTTT GCCCCAGGGATATTATGAAGAGTGGTACAA TTGGTGGCTTCACAACCCAGCCCAGCCATCCAACGAGCTTTGGAATCATCACCGTGATACATACGGAGAA AGCAAGTTGTACGATGATTTTATCCCAGAATTCACTGGTGCAAAATTCAACGCTTCACGATGGATCAACTTGTTTGCAACGGCAGGCGCAAAATACTTTGTCCTCGTGACG AAACACCACGACGGATTCGCCTTATTTGATACGCATAATTCCACATC CAAGGAGCAACCAGATATGCATAAAGGGACCTACTACAGCTTACCAGAATG GTTTAATCCTGACGCCGGCCCATACGGATTTGGCGACTGGCCAGGCCATCTCGCGACAGGTGCATACAACCACTCGTTGATAGAACCCTATACTGGGCGCCTGGAAGGGAAAGACTATCTTCGGGACATTCAACAAGAACACATGCGAATTTTGACTCAAGAATATGGGTCCGAGATCATG TGGTGCGATATTGGAGGACCGAACCGTACTTTGGAATTTGCCGCCGAGTGGTACAACCAAGCGACCAAGGCAGGAAAACAAGTGACCATGAATAACAGATGTGGGGTTGTACCCGACT TTGATACTCCCGAGTATGCAAGATTTAGCTCGATTCAAACTCACAGCTGGGAGACCAGTGAGGGAATAGATCC ATACAGTTATGGATACAACCGACAAACCAAGGACGAAGAGTATCGTTCTGCAGAGACTATTATCCAATCTTTAGTTGATATTGTATCCAAGAACGGAAACTA CCTGCTTAACCTGGGACCCACGGGTGAAGGAGAGATAATCCCTGCGATGGTCGAGCGATTGGTTGAGGTCGGAGAATGGCTCGGACACTCTGGGGAGTGCGTTTTTAACACG ACATACTCATTCCTTGGTGCGGAATCCAACTCCATCAGATTCACAACGACTCCCAAATCCTTCTGTATTATATCTTTATCCGAGCCCGAAGGCGATCGGCTAGTCGTTGAACGCCCAGTACCCATTCTTCCTGGTGATACCATCACGTTCCTTGGCGATAAAAGTGAAAAGCCGGTTCCATGGACCTATAGGGATGGCAGGCTCACGATTTTTACTACCAAATCTATAAATACTGTCAAGAGTGCATGGGCATTCAAGATTACTTATGGGGACGCAAG TGCAAGAAGCTTTATTCGAGCCAAACAGGACCTGAACCGTGAAAAGATTGTGGGGGAGCAACGCCTGCTGGATCTTTCAAAAGACCAGTTGGAAGAGATTCTACTTCATATCACTAGTCTACATGCGTCCAGCCCGCTTTTTCCATGGTCGAGTAGAGTATACCATAATCTCACGGAACTTCGTCTAAGTTATAGCTCTGTCCAACATAGCAACGAGATTTCAGAGTCTAATTTTGTAGGCATCCTCAGATCGAGCCCCCTACTGCGAAGGCTGGAATTTGCGTTCTTCGTGGTTGACGTACTCCCTGCTGCTACTCCCGTTAGACCTATAGTTCTGGAGCATATGGAGGAGTTAAAGGTAACCATTAGAAAATCAATGCCATCGGGTGTGTTCGATGTAGGATGCTTGTTACGATGGATTGCACCCGGTTCGAATCCTCTCCAAGTAGTCATAGATCAAAGGCACAACAAGTGGAGCGTCGCcattcaagaaaatagcgTATTTAGGGACAAGCTGGTCGTAGACTTCTTCTCTCGCTCAAACGTGACACAGGTTATCGCGACCTTTGAACATCATCTCAGCGTGTTAGCTGATCTGATAGACATCGCACCAAACATTCGGGCTATAATCCTTGAGCAATTTGGTTTCCAAGTAGTTCCGGAAGCTCACTCCATTCCTCAATCACACATTTGCCTAGATTCTCTTTATCTACTTCGGTCAGGTGTTGATATCCCGAAGTTGATGAACGCTATTCGTGTGTGTAAAATCCGGAAAATTTTCTTCTGGGGCTGCTTTATTTCGCAATCTCCCATCGTACTGAGCTCGGATAACGACGCTATCTCTCGTGCTCTGGAAAACTCATCATTATCCTACCGCCCAACTATCGAATATCTCCCAAACCATCCTCTTCATCCAACAGGACATCCAT TCCAGTTTCACCCGTAA
- a CDS encoding RNA-directed DNA polymerase from transposon BS, whose protein sequence is MRIGNWWVERVVEGCLRSWYLSTSRHAEISRRLPKAWDSHDPTLPHPPEPKRRQTAVPSPIARLAALSHPEAEFQTPYLNPPWVPENPFPGRLQFAYPPTGSSKDRRAKIAENANRLIDALAHEGTLIGISDGSKEVRSGIRKVGVGYSIVWKKEEVAKFSGGIGPRADILTPKCSPLRSYRRTHYQQIGPHFLQGNARRSIVVQWIPGHSKIEGNERADRLANAGLDSRPTPFFNRTATWAKCRATQRAAKSWGRLWAEHPTPKRSKTHPTPPSTQTAPNIPKPSIPRSVSSRLIHVMTGHGCFGEYKARMPFINGSAKCQCGDPNQTIPHLLFHCPLAEDSRKLLFEAAPDLNPATLFGTPKGLEAVAKFIYHSGIGLYK, encoded by the exons ATGCGCATCGGAAATTGGTGGGTCGAGAGAGTCGTCGAGGGTTGTTTGCGTTCATGGTACCTGAGCACATCAAGACACGCGGAAATTAGCCGTCGCCTCCCTAAGGCCTGGGACTCCCATGATCCCACCTTGCCACACCCCCCCGAGCCCAAACGCCGCCAGACAGCCGTCCCATCTCCCATCGCCCGACTAGCGGCACTGTCACACCCAGAAGCCGAATTCCAAACCCCGTACCTCAACCCCCCCTGGGTCCCGGAAAACCCCTTCCCCGGCAGACTACAGTTCGCCTACCCCCCTACCGGCTCCTCAAAAGACCGCCGAGCAAAGATTGCGGAGAACGCCAATCGTCTGATCGACGCACTTGCGCACGAGGGAACCCTGATTGGCATCTCCGACGGGTCAAAAGAGGTCCGCTCGGGAATCCGGAAAGTAGGAGTTGGATACAGCATCGTATGGAAGAAAGAGGAGGTTGCCAAATTTAGCGGCGGCATCGGCCCTCGCGCGGACATTTTGACGCCGAAATGCTCGCCCTTGCGCTCATA CCGCCGTACGCATTATCAACAAAT AGGCCCACACTTCCTCCAAGGCAACGCAAGGAGGTCAATCGTGGTCCAATGGATCCCGGGCCACTCCAAAATTGAAGGCAACGAACGCGCGGACAGATTGGCTAACGCAGGACTCGACTCCCGCCCTACGCCGTTCTTTAACCGGACCGCAACCTGGGCCAAATGCCGCGCCACCCAACGCGCAGCCAAGTCATGGGGACGCTTATGGGCAGAGCACCCCACTCCAAAACGGTCCAAAACACATCCCACGCCCCCCAGCACTCAAACTGCACCCAATATTCCAAAACCCAGCATCCCTCGATCGGTGTCCTCCCGCCTCATCCACGTTATGACAGGCCACGGCTGCTTCGGCGAATACAAGGCCAGAATGCCTTTCATTAACGGAAGCGCCAAATGCCAATGTGGCGACCCAAACCAGACTATCCCTCACCTCCTGTTCCACTGCCCGCTTGCCGAAGATAGCCGCAAGCTCCTGTTCGAAGCGGCACCAGACCTCAACCCCGCAACCCTCTTCGGGACCCCCAAGGGACTGGAAGCGGTCGCCAAATTCATCTACCACTCCGGAATTGGCCTCTACAAGTAG